A single genomic interval of Malania oleifera isolate guangnan ecotype guangnan chromosome 11, ASM2987363v1, whole genome shotgun sequence harbors:
- the LOC131168036 gene encoding methyl-CpG-binding domain-containing protein 9 isoform X2 produces MMDLNNAATEFPDAKPEGRSGLGIDLNEIPSASLLETLPSPRDAVTVVRTFHDSVAPATGAPAGLPGEGAYQACAACGLPEARGSVVVCDGCERGFHLRCAGMGERRLSVLEEWVCGECVRNGVGSQRWRLGTSSSSASSGRKQSGVRLLDINALPPSDGEGEESEEFQDSRKQTPGDNSFGGDSFVVPATCPNYFYSGNGFGFQKSPAIVTRTVKLGFEDLLHHKQAIGRCLKEALREFISERHGILEEGWRVEFKQSISSCELYAVYCAPDGKTFESMSEVAGYLGLVTNCNFIDPEVRSDCSAPLQKKLHLAKRRKAARHSTANGFSGNKGILVSGFHKELFSGSQNMEFRASAFRNNVQAAEARREANGGAESQPFANGLPVQFEDFYILSLGKVDVRPPYHSVSQIWPIGYKSCWHDKVSGSLFTCDVLDGGDYGPVFRVSRCSCSAQPIPVGSTVLFRTNFGQSYGQYKEECDEMTSFSMGSDEDGNLQTILLDPCPPMENDILSCLGSGFNETYGFQASSSLQHERSGNVLCENLELGEEIGNFSLEGHSSSSVWKMVSQKLIDACQEVYKRTGTLKFFCKHLKNGISYSYVDIMDERSKVTFNSLAKFCSSSGLVNIPSVVYNDHGFAILSEALSKWLDQDRFGLDAEFVQEIIEQIPGVGACSQYEYLNKRSHYSTSVTVENGLLFFEGRGGVQGKDEAWDGLLRGCKRAKVQMVEDTLMDNRCRPLGKPLCVKLPDKLVGDVLQVWELLWRFHEILEIGPLSRDELEEELISPWFDDLNLPENFEKEMQGNNDMNSRGTNGTRGDILSSSHEGGSGNWRENPHMFIQMETGAMKEAAQARFASATYSRCTGVALSKAHTALLKVLVGELQSKVAAIVDPNFDVGESKSKRGRKKDADSLTSKRMKLSMLPINELTWPELARRYILAVLGMDCDLESAEVTTRESRKVYRCLRGDGGVLCGSLAGVAGMEADALFLAEAMKKIYGSLNGLTDPIIIRDKELTGASERNVGDDGNLPEWASTLEPVRKLPTNVGTRIRKCVHAALEKNPPAWARKILEHSISKDVYKGNASGPTKKAVLSVLADVSGEGPHHKSDKERKKKSVSVHDVIMKQCRIVFRRAAAADNAKVFCNLLGRKLMNSGDNDDEGLLGSPAMVSRPLDFRTIDLRLAVGVYGGSQEAFLEDVRELWSNLRTAYGDLPDLVELAETLSQNFEVLYEKEVATLVQKLAEYAKSECSSVERKKEIDDLLVSSSEIPKAPWDEGVCKVCGIDKDDETVLLCDTCDAEYHTYCLNPPLIRIPEGNWYCPSCEASMSTAQDSSEHAQVIDRRGGKKHQGDACLAHLEELAQLAAVMEEKEYWDFSIDERTLLLKFLCDEVLTTALIRQHLEQCADMSGEVQQKLRTTSTEWKNLKVREDILASKAEKADNSLHNVVGEVKSEEGLASSLANHSKSMGNNVSIFSDDLPQPGGDTEGTEYNVLAKRSSVNYSDKDSTYNIQILKPEGQVKDGNQLPMSSLPCKESNNSGRESTFQCSMHEYVERDVSTLPEMDNQGMCIPTETMSLSLDTRSSGVTDHVPSSAITESQAYNLELNSIKNDISLLQDSIVNMDSQLDKLSVRREFLGSDSAGRLYWASAKPGSHPCMIVDESMTVLPSEKLKDHNTGKKSSVLRASTSFGGDTISNLGCSKTSSPSACRPNDATLNCAPWTSYQSDAEIKELLEWLKDSNQKERELKEAILNWQKQRFRDFQQSANHDQSKTNDALSESSNTVSAIPSNGLVTTASALMEKKYGPCFDPDPVEISKKRGRKAKVAHEEKMYRCECLELIWPSRPHCLSCHTSFLNEVEIEEHNDGKCVSVLPSSEKSKEYGDPLRGKGILKSDTTQEGCMGEMNPVEASRSECSDLAAVIKFQGYRSSPLANFDDVCSKFVTSNSNKELVREIGLIGSNGIPSFVPSVSPYLSDSTLMLIRPEKNDGIPVDFSRSAEKSIFSQGNRVTINVCHENKSHNSSRCMPDDVNEAFKGDRSGCLEQKHAKPSVNTHASRPEVGNCCVVPVSSLRPVIGKASQILRQLKINLLDMECALPEEAVRPSKVSIERRGTWRSFVKTAETIFEMVQATIVLEDMIKPEYLRNGWWYWSSLSAAAKTSTLSSLALRIYSLDAAIIYDRTSSTLDSDQSVTGSKQDLTQGPGLDTTEKSKAGRKASKRRKESEG; encoded by the exons AAAACAAACTCCTGGTGATAATTCCTTTGGTGGCGACTCATTTGTTGTTCCGGCAACATGCCCAAACTATTTCTATTCTGGCAATGGATTTGGCTTTCAAAAATCACCTGCGATTGTGACACGCACTGTCAAATTGGGTTTTGAAGATTTATTACATCATAAACAGGCAATTGGTAGATGTTTAAAGGAG GCTCTTCGAGAATTTATTTCTGAAAGGCATGGTATACTTGAAGAAGGTTGGCGTGTAGAATTCAAGCAGTCCATAAGCAGTTGTGAACTGTATGCAGTTTACTGTGCTCCAGATGGAAAGACATTTGAGTCTATGTCTGAAGTTGCTGGTTATCTTGGGTTGGTGACTAATTGCAATTTTATAGATCCCGAAGTAAGAAGTGATTGTTCTGCTCCGCTGCAAAAAAAGTTGCATTTAGCTAAAAGAAGAAAAGCGGCAAGACATTCAACTGCTAATGGTTTCTCTGGAAATAAGGGGATTTTGGTAAGTGGTTTTCACAAGGAGCTTTTTTCAGGCAGTCAAAATATGGAATTTCGTGCTAGTGCTTTTAGGAATAATGTACAAGCTGCTGAAGCTAGGAGAGAAGCAAATGGTGGTGCTGAGTCTCAACCTTTCGCT AATGGACTTCCCGTTCAGTTTGAAGATTTCTATATTCTTTCCTTGGGGAAGGTTGATGTGAGGCCACCTTATCACAGTGTCAGCCAGATCTGGCCCATAGGTTATAAATCCTGTTGGCATGACAAGGTTTCTGGGTCACTTTTTACATGTGACGTGTTAGATGGTGGTGATTATGGACCTGTTTTCAGGGTTAGTAGGTGTTCTTGCTCTGCACAGCCCATCCCTGTTGGGTCAACTGTCCTCTTTAGGACCAACTTTGGCCAGTCTTATGGTCAATATAAGGAAGAATGTGATGAAATGACTTCTTTCAGTATGGGTAGTGATGAGGATGGCAATCTTCAAACAATTCTCTTGGACCCTTGCCCACctatggaaaatgatattttatcTTGTCTTGGGAGTGGCTTTAATGAAACTTATGGATTTCAGGCATCAAGCAGTTTGCAGCATGAAAGATCTGGAAATGTTTTATGTGAAAATTTGGAGTTAGGAGAGGAGATTGGTAATTTTTCATTGGAAGGGCATTCGTCATCCTCAGTGTGGAAAATGGTGTCTCAGAAACTCATTGATGCTTGTCAAGAAGTCTATAAGCGAACTGGAACTCTTAAGTTCTTCTGCAAGCATTTGAAAAATGGAATATCCTATTCTTACGTGGATATTATGGATGAAAGGAGCAAAGTGACATTTAATTCATTGGCCAAATTTTGCAGTTCATCAGGCTTGGTCAACATCCCATCTGTGGTTTACAATGACCATGGGTTTGCAATTTTGTCCGAGGCACTGTCAAAATGGCTGGACCAGGATAGATTTGGACTAGATGCGGAATTTGTGCAAGAAATTATAGAACAGATCCCTGGTGTTGGTGCCTGTTCACAGTATGAATATCTGAATAAGCGAAGTCATTATTCTACATCCGTAACAGTTGAAAATGGGCTCCTATTCTTTGAAGGGAGGGGTGGAGTGCAAGGTAAGGATGAAGCATGGGATGGGTTACTTAGAGGATGCAAAAGAGCAAAGGTGCAGATGGTTGAAGATACTCTGATGGATAATCGTTGTCGTCCTCTGGGGAAACCTCTGTGTGTAAAGCTTCCTGATAAGCTTGTTGGTGATGTTCTTcag GTATGGGAGTTATTATGGCGTTTCCATGAAATTCTGGAAATAGGGCCATTGTCACGTGATGAACTTGAGGAGGAACTTATTAGCCCATGGTTCGATGACTTGAACCTTCCagagaattttgaaaaggaaATGCAGGGAAATAATGACATGAATTCACGTGGAACTAATGGTACAAGGGGAGACATCCTATCCTCAAGCCATGAAGGTGGTTCAGGAAATTGGAGGGAAAACCCACATATGTTCATACAGATGGAAACAGGAGCAATGAAGGAAGCAGCCCAAGCTAGATTTGCATCTGCTACTTACAGCAGATGCACTGGTGTAGCTTTGTCAAAAGCTCACACTGCATTGCTAAAAGTGCTTGTTGGAGAGCTGCAGTCTAAGGTTGCTGCAATTGTAGATCCAAATTTTGATGTTGGAGAATCAAAATCAAAACGGGGAAGGAAGAAGGATGCAGATAGTTTGACTTCTAAAAGAATGAAGCTAAGTATGCTCCCTATCAATGAGTTGACTTGGCCAGAATTAGCTCGGAGGTACATCTTGGCAGTCCTAGGCATGGATTGTGACCTTGAATCAGCAGAAGTTACTACTCGTGAAAGCAGAAAAGTGTATCGCTGCCTGCGGGGTGATGGTGGGGTGCTTTGTGGTTCGCTCGCTGGAGTGGCAGGAATGGAAGCAGATGCACTT TTTCTTGCAGAGGCTATGAAGAAAATTTATGGTTCTTTGAATGGATTGACTGACCCTATTATTATACGAGACAAAGAATTAACTGGAGCTTCTGAAAGGAATGTGGGTGATGATGGCAATTTACCAGAATGGGCATCTACTCTGGAACCTGTCAGAAAGCTACCGACAAATGTGGGAACCAGAATCAGGAAGTGTGTACATGCGGCTTTGGAGAAAAATCCACCAGCATGGGCGAGGAAAATATTGGAGCATTCAATCAGTAAGGATGTTTACAAGGGGAATGCATCGGGCCCTACAAAG AAAGCTGTTCTTTCAGTGCTAGCAGATGTCTCTGGTGAAGGTCCACATCACAAATCTGAcaaggaaaggaaaaagaaaagtgTTTCTGTACATGATGTTATTATGAAACAATGCCGTATTGTGTTTCGTCGTGCTGCTGCTGCTGACAATGCTAAAGTTTTCTGCAATTTGCTTGGAAGAAAACTGATGAACTCTGGTGACAATGATGATGAGGGACTCCTTGGATCTCCAGCAATGGTATCTCGCCCTTTGGATTTTAGGACTATTGATTTGAGATTGGCAGTTGGAGTCTATGGTGGATCACAAGAAGCTTTTCTTGAGGACGTTCGAGAG TTATGGAGCAATTTGCGCACAGCTTATGGTGATCTGCCAGATTTGGTTGAATTGGCTGAGACTTTGTCCCAAAATTTTGAAGTATTATATGAAAAGGAG GTTGCCACCCTAGTCCAGAAACTTGCTGAGTATGCTAAATCAGAATGCtctagtgtggaaagaaagaaagaaatagatgATTTACTTGTTTCTTCAAGTGAAATTCCTAAAGCCCCTTGGGATGAAGGGGTCTGTAAAGTTTGTGGCATAGATAAAGATGACGAGACTGTTCTATTGTGTGATACCTGTGATGCTGAGTACCATACTTATTGCTTGAATCCTCCTCTCATAAGGATTCCAGAAGGGAATTGGTATTGTCCTTCTTGTGAGGCTAGTATGAGTACCGCTCAGGACTCATCAGAACATGCTCAAGTCATTGATCGACGTGGAGGGAAAAAACATCAAGGAGATGCTTGTCTTGCTCACTTGGAGGAACTTGCACAATTAGCTGCTGTAATGGAAGAAAAGGAGTATTGGGATTTTAGCATTGATGAG AGAACTTTGTTGCTGAAGTTTCTTTGTGATGAGGTGCTGACTACAGCTCTTATTCGTCAGCACCTTGAGCAGTGTGCAGATATGTCAGGTGAAGTGCAGCAGAAATTGCGTACTACATCAACAGAGTGGAAAAACCTTAAGGTTCGAGAGGATATTCTGGCCTCAAAGGCTGAAAAGGCTGACAACAGCTTGCATAATGTGGTAGGAGAAGTTAAAAGTGAGGAAGGACTTGCTAGTTCACTTGCAAACCATAGTAAATCTATGGGTAATAATGTTAGCATCTTTTCTGATGATTTGCCACAACCTGGGGGTGATACAGAGGGAACTGAATATAATGTTTTGGCTAAAAGATCTTCTGTCAACTATTCTGATAAAGATAGTACTTATAACATTCAAATTCTGAAGCCTGAAGGTCAAGTAAAAGATGGGAATCAGTTGCCTATGTCAAGTCTTCCATGCAAAGAAAGCAACAACTCGGGTAGAGAATCTACTTTCCAGTGTTCCATGCATGAATATGTGGAAAGGGATGTTTCAACTTTGCCTGAGATGGATAACCAAGGAATGTGCATCCCTACAGAAACGATGAGTCTCTCCTTGGACACTAGGAGCTCTGGTGTAACTGATCATGTGCCTTCTAGTGCTATCACCGAGTCACAGGCTTACAACCTTGAGTTAAACTCCATCAAGAATGATATTTCACTTCTGCAGGATTCAATCGTCAACATGGACTCACAGCTCGACAAGCTATCAGTGCGGAGGGAGTTCTTAGGCAGCGACTCTGCTGGCCGATTATATTGGGCTTCGGCAAAACCTGGTAGCCATCCTTGTATGATTGTTGATGAAAGTATGACAGTGCTGCCAAGTGAGAAACTCAAAGATCACAACACAGGCAAGAAAAGTTCTGTTTTGAGGGCTTCTACTTCATTTGGTGGGGATACTATTTCAAATTTAGGGTGTTCAAAAACTTCCTCTCCTTCTGCATGTCGGCCGAATGATGCTACTCTTAATTGTGCCCCATGGACTTCTTATCAGTCTGATGCAGAAATCAAAGAACTCCTTGAATGGTTAAAAGATAGCAATCAAAAAGAGAGGGAACTGAAAGAGGCCATTCTCAACTGGCAGAAGCAAAGATTTCGAGATTTTCAACAGTCTGCAAATCATGATCAGAGCAAAACCAACGATGCTCTCTCAGAATCCTCAAACACTGTAAGTGCGATACCTTCTAATGGTCTTGTTACTACAGCATCCGCATTGATGGAGAAGAAGTACGGTCCCTGCTTCGATCCTGACCCTGTTGAGATATCAAAAAAACGGGGGAGAAAGGCAAAAGTAGCTCATGAAGAGAAGATGTACAGGTGCGAATGCTTGGAACTCATTTGGCCTTCTAGACCTCATTGCCTGTCCTGCCACACATCCTTTTTAAATGAGGTGGAAATAGAGGAACACAATGATGGTAAGTGTGTTTCAGTTCTACCATCCTCTGAGAAGAGCAAGGAATACGGTGATCCTTTGAGAGGGAAGGGAATTCTGAAATCTGATACCACACAGGAAGGGTGTATGGGTGAAATGAATCCAGTTGAGGCATCAAGAAGTGAGTGTTCTGATCTTGCAGCGGTAATTAAATTTCAAGGTTACAGGTCATCACCCTTGGCTAATTTTGATGATGTTTGCTCTAAGTTTGTGACGAGCAATTCTAACAAGGAATTGGTACGGGAAATTGGTCTTATTGGTTCAAATGGGATTCCATCATTTGTCCCATCTGTATCGCCTTATCTCAGTGATTCTACGTTAATGTTAATTCGTCCGGAGAAAAATGATGGCATTCCAGTTGATTTCTCCAGGTCTGCTGAAAAATCAATCTTTTCTCAGGGGAACAGGGTTACTATTAACGTATGCCATGAAAATAAGTCTCACAATTCTTCAAGATGTATGCCTGATGATGTGAATGAAGCATTTAAAGGTGACAGATCAGGATGCTTGGAACAAAAGCACGCAAAACCCTCTGTAAATACCCATGCTTCAAGACCTGAAGTTGGTAATTGTTGTGTAGTCCCAGTGTCTTCATTGAGGCCAGTGATTGGCAAGGCATCTCAAATTTTGAGGCaactcaagatcaatcttctTGATATGGAATGTGCCCTCCCTGAAGAGGCTGTGAGACCATCCAAGGTGTCCATAGAGAGGAGAGGGACCTGGCGTTCATTCGTTAAAACTGCGGAGACAATATTTGAG ATGGTTCAGGCAACAATTGTATTGGAGGACATGATTAAGCCAGAGTATTTGAGAAATGGGTGGTGGTATTGGTCATCACTCTCAGCTGCTGCCAAGACTTCCACCTTGTCTTCGCTTGCCCTGCGAATATATTCCCTAGATGCTGCTATTATTTATGATAGAACTTCATCAACTTTGGATTCAGATCAGTCTGTGACAGGCAGCAAACAAGATCTCACACAGGGACCTGGTCTGGATACAACTGAAAAATCCAAAGCAGGCAGGAAAGCGAGCAAGAGAAGGAAAGAATCAGAGGGTTGA